The following coding sequences are from one Carassius auratus strain Wakin chromosome 15, ASM336829v1, whole genome shotgun sequence window:
- the LOC113114824 gene encoding gap junction delta-2 protein-like: MADWSILGRFLTEVQNHSTVIGKIWLTVLLIFRILLVTLVGDAVYSDEQSKFTCNTLQPGCNNVCYDTFAPVSHLRFWVFQIVLVSTPSIFYIIYVLHKVTKDEKIETERVQAETEDSVGDYSGQLEGDGVRLGYGHQGEEWSGRDEESIEQSLLQDDFGKEGKDPTTLSSQVLLIYIVHVLIRSVLEITFLVGQYYLFGFEVPHLFRCQTYPCPTRTDCFVSRATEKTIFLNFMFSISLGCFLLNIVELHYLGWIYIFRILCAACFLCIRPERELYSQRRPLLLRLRHSMRSRLVLQSPTTTLSEEKTATALLSHGPAISFETDSTLECTSKRTPEESECMRLKLANMARFTGKKSWL, from the coding sequence ATGGCTGACTGGTCAATTCTGGGCCGCTTTCTAACAGAGGTTCAGAATCATTCGACGGTCATCGGTAAGATCTGGCTGACGGTGCTTCTGATCTTTCGCATCCTGCTGGTGACCCTTGTTGGAGATGCCGTGTACAGCGATGAGCAGTCAAAGTTCACTTGCAATACGCTGCAGCCGGGCTGCAACAATGTCTGCTATGACACTTTCGCCCCTGTCTCACATTTGCGCTTCTGGGTCTTCCAGATTGTGCTGGTCTCAACACCTTCCATCTTCTACATAATCTACGTGCTGCACAAAGTCACCAAAGACGAGAAAATAGAGACAGAGAGGGTCCAGGCAGAGACTGAGGACTCCGTGGGAGACTATTCTGGGCAGCTGGAAGGGGACGGTGTCAGACTGGGATATGGACACCAGGGAGAAGAATGGAGTGGTCGGGATGAAGAAAGCATAGAGCAAAGTCTCCTGCAGGATGATTTCGGAAAGGAGGGCAAGGATCCAACCACACTCTCCAGTCAGGTTCTCCTCATCTATATTGTTCACGTCTTGATCCGCTCCGTCCTAGAGATCACATTTCTTGTTGGTCAGTACTACCTGTTTGGATTTGAGGTGCCTCATTTGTTTAGATGCCAAACGTACCCTTGTCCGACACGGACTGATTGTTTTGTGTCGCGAGCCACTGAAAAGACCATTTTCCTTAATtttatgtttagcattagccTGGGTTGTTTTCTCCTGAACATTGTGGAGCTTCACTACCTCGGATGGATCTACATTTTTCGCATTTTGTGTGCCGCCTGCTTCCTGTGCATCAGGCCAGAGAGGGAGCTGTATTCTCAACGCAGGCCTTTGCTGCTACGCCTGAGACATTCAATGCGGAGCAGGCTGGTCCTACAGTCCCCCACAACCACCTTGTCTGAGGAAAAGACGGCAACGGCTTTGCTTTCACACGGCCCAGCCATTTCCTTTGAGACTGACTCCACTCTTGAATGCACCTCAAAGAGGACCCCAGAGGAGAGCGAATGCATGAGGCTGAAATTGGCCAACATGGCTAGATTTACTGGCAAAAAGTCCTGGTTGTAA
- the LOC113114825 gene encoding ras-related protein ORAB-1-like, producing the protein MNPEYDYLFKLLLIGDSGVGKSCLLLRFADDTYTESYISTIGVDFKIRTIEMEGKTVKLQIWDTAGQERFRTITSSYYRGAHGIIIVYDVTEQESFNNVKQWLEEIDRYACENVSKLLVGNKSDLASKKVVDFTTAKEFAESLKIPFLETSAKNANNVEKAFLTMASEIQKRVGTDSVQNEAIKMGSKINSAPLWPGGEKSVAEEVSSCC; encoded by the exons ATGAATCCTGAGTA TGACTACCTGTTCAAGTTGTTGCTGATTGGGGACTCTGGTGTAGGAAAGTCGTGTTTACTTCTACGGTTTGCT GATGACACCTATACAGAGAGCTACATTAGCACTATTGGAGTGGATTTTAAAATCAGAACTATTGAAATGGAGGGGAAGACTGTTAAACTGCAGATT TGGGATACAGCAGGGCAAGAGCGATTTCGAACAATAACATCCAGTTATTATCGAGGGGCACATGGGATTATAATTGTCTATGATGTCACAGAGCAG GAGTCTTTCAACAATGTGAAGCAATGGTTAGAAGAAATTGACCGCTATGCCTGTGAAAATGTCTCCAAGTTGTTAGTCGGTAATAAGAGTGACCTTGCCTCAAAAAAGGTGGTAGACTTTACCACAGCAAAG GAATTTGCGGAGTCACTCAAAATCCCATTCCTGGAGACGAGTGCCAAGAACGCAAACAACGTAGAGAAGGCATTTTTAACAATGGCCTCTGAAATCCAGAAGAGGGTTGGGACGGACAGTGTTCAGAATGAAGCTATTAAAATGGGATCCAAAATAAACAGTGCCCCCTTATGGCCTGGTGGAGAGAAGTCAGTAGCTGAGGAGGTCAGCTCTTGTTGTTAG